Proteins from a genomic interval of Candidatus Binataceae bacterium:
- a CDS encoding non-canonical purine NTP pyrophosphatase translates to MKQILVATTNPAKLAEYRLLLGEFGLDVISLRTRGISESPEETGATFEENALIKVRFYFERAKMPTIADDGGLEIDALGGEPGVKSHRWLGGDRENTDDELVAEVMRRMQGVPAAQRTARLRAAAVVKYEFDGIVRESIAEAAIEGVIAARAWPVIRPGFPYRAVLFLPDRNLFLGQLGEADEAHISQRRESLLRLRPDLERIATTP, encoded by the coding sequence ATGAAGCAGATTCTCGTCGCTACCACCAATCCCGCGAAGCTCGCGGAATATCGCTTGCTGCTCGGCGAGTTCGGCCTCGACGTGATTTCGCTGCGGACGCGCGGAATCTCCGAATCACCAGAAGAAACTGGCGCGACCTTCGAGGAGAACGCGCTCATTAAAGTGCGATTCTATTTCGAGCGCGCGAAGATGCCGACGATTGCCGACGACGGCGGCCTCGAAATCGACGCACTGGGCGGCGAGCCCGGCGTGAAGTCGCATCGATGGCTCGGCGGCGATCGCGAGAACACCGACGACGAGCTGGTCGCCGAAGTGATGCGCCGGATGCAGGGCGTTCCCGCCGCGCAGCGTACGGCGCGGCTCCGCGCCGCCGCGGTCGTCAAGTACGAATTCGATGGAATCGTGCGCGAATCGATCGCCGAGGCCGCGATCGAAGGCGTGATCGCCGCGCGCGCCTGGCCGGTGATTCGGCCCGGCTTCCCCTACCGCGCCGTGCTGTTCCTGCCCGATCGCAATCTGTTCCTGGGCCAGCTCGGTGAGGCCGACGAGGCGCATATCAGCCAGCGCCGCGAGTCGCTTTTGCGCCTGCGCCCCGACCTCGAACGGATAGCCACAACGCCGTGA
- a CDS encoding glycosyltransferase, with protein MKGTAKGKLVVLHLAARYPFAGVVWQLLHHLIGFRQLGFDVYYVEDHRGHVYDPDAMSLVNDPTNNLRRLDAVLSRYGFAGRWSFLNSYREEYVGMPREKCFELLREADAVINLCGATEPREEHEKSRCLVYLESDPGVFQLELKRKIPTAIQFARQHQLFFTYAQNIGAADCVLPAAGIDWHGTRPPVLLDEWHPGIGPAEPAKFTTVGTWRNNGSDMEIAGQTYYWSKHVNFCKMLDVAKRAGQPIELATDLNSGPDYETALAGGFSFSPVVPMSLDIDTYRNFISSSRGEFTVAKDIYVRPRTGWFSDRTVCYLAAGRPVVTQRTGFEKFVPEGAGLLGFDDSTEAVEAIKKINSDYARHARAAREIAAEYFDAQKLLSQIADTIG; from the coding sequence GTGAAAGGAACGGCAAAGGGAAAATTAGTTGTTCTCCATCTCGCTGCACGCTACCCGTTCGCGGGCGTCGTGTGGCAACTGCTGCATCATTTAATTGGCTTCCGTCAGCTCGGCTTCGACGTTTACTACGTCGAGGACCATCGCGGTCACGTTTACGATCCCGACGCGATGTCGCTGGTCAACGATCCGACTAACAATCTCCGCCGGCTCGACGCGGTGCTAAGCCGCTATGGCTTCGCCGGTCGATGGTCGTTCCTGAATTCATATCGTGAAGAGTACGTCGGGATGCCGCGCGAGAAGTGCTTCGAGCTTCTGCGCGAGGCCGACGCCGTCATCAACCTGTGCGGCGCGACCGAGCCGCGCGAGGAGCACGAGAAGAGCCGCTGCCTGGTTTATCTCGAGAGCGATCCCGGGGTGTTCCAGCTCGAGCTCAAGCGCAAAATTCCGACCGCGATCCAGTTCGCGCGCCAGCACCAGCTCTTCTTCACGTACGCGCAGAATATCGGCGCGGCCGATTGCGTGCTGCCGGCCGCGGGAATCGATTGGCATGGCACGCGGCCGCCGGTGCTGCTCGATGAATGGCATCCGGGCATTGGTCCGGCGGAGCCCGCTAAGTTCACCACCGTCGGTACCTGGCGCAACAACGGCAGCGATATGGAAATCGCGGGACAGACCTACTACTGGTCCAAGCACGTGAACTTCTGCAAGATGCTCGACGTTGCCAAACGCGCCGGCCAGCCGATCGAGCTCGCAACCGATCTCAACTCGGGTCCCGACTATGAAACGGCGCTGGCCGGCGGCTTCAGCTTCTCGCCGGTCGTGCCGATGTCGCTCGATATCGATACCTATCGCAACTTCATCAGCTCGTCGCGCGGCGAGTTCACGGTCGCCAAGGACATTTATGTGCGGCCGCGCACGGGATGGTTCAGCGATCGCACGGTTTGCTATCTCGCGGCGGGACGCCCCGTCGTAACGCAGCGCACGGGCTTCGAGAAATTCGTGCCCGAAGGCGCAGGTCTGCTCGGCTTTGACGATTCCACCGAGGCGGTCGAAGCCATCAAGAAAATCAACTCGGACTATGCGCGCCATGCGCGCGCCGCACGCGAAATCGCCGCTGAATATTTCGACGCGCAAAAATTGCTTAGCCAAATCGCGGACACTATCGGATAA
- a CDS encoding mechanosensitive ion channel family protein codes for MPSALEKFLGFGDLPLRVSIGIEIVFVLLLTACAVAVRSRRRSLSTMTFMLLAGSFSLSIATHLIVNPTTAQKVGTASVATLAFGLIRLGLEGIDALMRRRKAHFSTIFRDLIMLVLWGTVLMVVAYTDFGVKPTQIFTATTVFAAVIGLALQETMSNIFSGLTLQVQRPFEPGDWVRTGNYLGRVRGIGWRATTIITRGNQRLEVPNSVIGKDVLVSYGEGAISDEVSIGISYDVAPNRVREVTARLLHNSPHILRDPPPEVLAWEFGESAIIYRIKYWLDDYGPQETVRDHVVSSLWYALRRHSIEIPFPMRTIEMREHQSAKITRDDARLIAELRRVDFLRDLTEDEIKVLLPTVQVREFGAGETIVRQGDEGDSFYIIRRGVVEVLVRADDASMRLVNTLGPPSFVGEAALMTGQPRNATNRAKTDVEVIEIDREGFTRLFKAHPEAAEQMSEIIATRMTQRLEAMAAASGENGGGGARRWLMNKMREIFDF; via the coding sequence GTGCCTTCAGCGCTGGAGAAATTTCTCGGTTTCGGAGACTTGCCGCTCCGCGTCTCGATCGGAATCGAAATTGTTTTTGTTTTGCTGCTGACGGCGTGCGCGGTTGCGGTTCGCAGCCGGCGCCGCTCGCTGAGCACGATGACGTTCATGCTGCTGGCAGGCAGCTTCTCGCTGAGTATCGCCACGCACCTGATAGTGAATCCGACCACCGCGCAGAAAGTCGGCACCGCGTCGGTTGCCACGCTCGCCTTCGGTCTCATCAGGCTCGGGCTCGAAGGAATCGACGCCCTGATGCGCCGGCGCAAGGCGCATTTCTCGACCATCTTCCGCGACCTGATCATGCTCGTGCTGTGGGGCACGGTGCTGATGGTCGTCGCGTACACCGACTTCGGTGTAAAGCCGACGCAGATTTTCACCGCCACAACGGTCTTCGCCGCGGTTATCGGTCTCGCGCTGCAGGAGACGATGAGCAACATTTTCAGCGGCCTCACGCTGCAAGTGCAGCGCCCGTTTGAGCCGGGCGACTGGGTTCGCACCGGCAATTATCTCGGCCGCGTGCGCGGAATCGGATGGCGCGCGACGACGATTATCACGCGCGGCAACCAGCGCCTCGAAGTTCCGAACTCCGTCATCGGAAAAGACGTGCTCGTCAGTTACGGCGAGGGAGCAATCAGCGACGAAGTCTCGATCGGCATCAGCTACGATGTCGCGCCGAATCGCGTACGCGAAGTGACGGCGCGCCTTCTGCACAACTCGCCGCATATCCTGAGGGATCCGCCGCCCGAGGTGCTGGCGTGGGAGTTTGGCGAGTCGGCGATCATTTATCGCATCAAGTATTGGCTCGACGACTATGGGCCGCAGGAGACTGTGCGCGACCACGTCGTGTCCAGCCTGTGGTACGCTCTGCGCCGCCATTCAATTGAAATTCCCTTTCCGATGCGCACGATCGAAATGCGTGAGCATCAATCGGCCAAGATTACGCGTGACGATGCGCGCCTGATCGCGGAGCTCCGCCGGGTCGATTTCCTGCGCGATCTCACCGAGGATGAAATCAAGGTGCTGTTGCCGACCGTGCAGGTGCGCGAGTTTGGCGCAGGCGAAACGATCGTCCGCCAAGGCGATGAAGGCGATTCGTTCTACATCATTCGCCGCGGCGTGGTCGAAGTGCTGGTGCGTGCTGATGACGCCTCGATGCGCCTCGTCAACACTCTTGGTCCGCCCTCGTTCGTGGGCGAAGCGGCGCTCATGACCGGCCAGCCGCGCAACGCGACCAATCGCGCCAAGACCGACGTCGAGGTGATCGAGATCGATCGCGAAGGCTTCACGCGCCTGTTCAAAGCGCATCCCGAAGCCGCCGAGCAGATGAGCGAAATCATCGCGACCCGCATGACGCAGCGCCTCGAAGCGATGGCGGCTGCCAGCGGCGAGAACGGTGGCGGCGGCGCGCGCCGCTGGCTAATGAACAAGATGCGCGAAATCTTCGACTTCTAG
- a CDS encoding VWA domain-containing protein, which yields MTTLRDRLITFIDELRRADIRISVAESIDAMNAVVAAGLERIAMREALAASLIKDEADRATFDSAFDNYFGAPPRERGTHPDQSGQTVSAASGRGRPGENPVSVEPQAKPRPEDGKSRGKHEAESKPGSDEAAREEGAGEGETSQQNEHAEQGVEAREDRHEDSGIEADRAAQMRALERMPFERYTVVEYEAAREALAPLVRRFRIRLGRRLRTARGGRIDLRRTIRAATQRGGLLIDLKHRARRPRHVDLVILADVSGSVRYAAELLLELTAGARGCFHRVRSFVFVDHLCEATFESGHLLMEPAPDLYARSDFGRVLVELWDRRAGLLTRSTLVVIMGDARNNRRPARADVLAEIARSCRGVVWLNPEDLARWGTGDSAINQYARAVDKLIPVRNLRELQKALLRVA from the coding sequence ATGACAACGCTGCGTGACCGCCTCATCACGTTTATCGACGAACTGCGGCGCGCCGATATCCGGATTTCCGTCGCTGAGTCGATCGATGCCATGAACGCGGTGGTTGCCGCGGGGCTCGAACGTATCGCGATGCGCGAGGCGCTCGCCGCATCGCTTATAAAGGATGAGGCCGACCGCGCGACGTTCGATTCGGCCTTCGACAACTACTTCGGCGCGCCGCCTCGTGAACGCGGGACACATCCCGACCAGAGCGGCCAAACGGTATCCGCGGCAAGTGGCCGCGGCCGCCCCGGCGAGAATCCCGTGTCAGTCGAGCCGCAGGCAAAGCCTCGTCCCGAAGACGGAAAATCGCGCGGGAAACACGAGGCAGAATCCAAACCAGGCAGCGACGAAGCAGCGCGCGAGGAGGGCGCGGGCGAAGGCGAGACGTCGCAGCAGAACGAGCACGCAGAGCAGGGCGTCGAGGCCCGCGAGGATCGTCACGAGGATTCGGGAATCGAGGCGGATCGCGCAGCACAGATGCGCGCACTCGAGCGGATGCCGTTCGAGCGCTACACCGTTGTCGAATACGAGGCCGCGCGCGAAGCGCTCGCGCCGCTGGTGCGCCGTTTCAGGATTCGCCTTGGACGCCGCTTGCGCACCGCGCGCGGCGGACGCATTGATCTGCGCCGCACGATTCGCGCGGCAACCCAGCGCGGCGGCCTTCTCATCGATCTGAAGCATCGCGCGCGCCGCCCGCGCCACGTCGATCTGGTGATCCTCGCCGACGTCTCGGGTTCGGTCCGCTATGCCGCCGAGCTGCTGCTCGAGCTGACAGCTGGAGCGCGTGGATGCTTTCATCGCGTGCGGAGTTTCGTGTTTGTCGATCATCTGTGCGAAGCGACGTTCGAGTCGGGACATCTGCTGATGGAGCCCGCACCCGATCTCTATGCGCGCTCCGATTTCGGCCGCGTGCTGGTCGAGCTCTGGGATCGCCGCGCAGGATTGCTGACGCGTTCGACACTGGTCGTGATCATGGGCGATGCACGCAACAACCGCCGCCCCGCGCGCGCCGACGTGCTCGCCGAAATCGCCCGCAGCTGCCGCGGCGTAGTGTGGCTGAATCCCGAAGACCTCGCCCGCTGGGGCACCGGCGACAGCGCCATCAATCAATACGCGCGCGCAGTGGACAAGCTGATCCCAGTCCGCAACCTCCGCGAACTCCAGAAAGCGCTGCTCCGCGTCGCATAA
- a CDS encoding MoxR family ATPase yields the protein MDVTRGFVAEGLTRARYVTNERVTMAIFLALVLEKPLLIEGPAGAGKTEIAKVLAGTLSTDLIRLQCYEGLDEARALYEWNYQKQLLRLQADEDEGKKWEQVSEHIFSRDYLLERPLLKAITAPRTVVLLIDEIDKADEEFEAFLLELLSDFQVSIPELGTLKARERPVVVLTSNRARELSEALRRRCLHLFIDFPGIEQERRIIELKVPDLDARLAAEAARFVGAIRKLGLHKPPSIAETLDWARALAKLGVNELDAEAIRSALSVLLKHEDDRAKVESKASSLATRSR from the coding sequence ATGGATGTAACCAGGGGATTTGTCGCCGAGGGCCTGACGCGCGCGCGCTACGTCACCAACGAGCGGGTCACGATGGCGATCTTTCTCGCGCTGGTGCTCGAAAAGCCGCTGCTCATCGAAGGGCCTGCGGGCGCGGGCAAAACTGAAATCGCCAAGGTGCTCGCCGGGACGCTCTCGACTGATCTCATCCGTCTGCAATGCTACGAAGGCCTCGACGAAGCGCGCGCGCTCTACGAATGGAACTATCAGAAACAGCTTTTGCGCCTGCAAGCCGACGAGGACGAGGGCAAAAAGTGGGAGCAGGTGTCCGAGCACATTTTTTCGCGCGACTACCTCCTCGAGCGGCCGCTGCTCAAGGCGATTACCGCGCCGCGCACCGTCGTTCTGCTCATCGATGAAATCGACAAGGCCGACGAGGAGTTCGAGGCGTTTCTGCTCGAGCTGCTCTCGGACTTCCAGGTGAGCATCCCCGAGCTCGGCACGTTGAAGGCGCGCGAGCGTCCTGTAGTTGTGCTCACCTCGAATCGCGCGCGCGAGCTGTCGGAGGCGCTGCGCCGCCGATGCCTTCATCTGTTCATCGACTTTCCGGGGATTGAGCAGGAGCGCCGCATCATCGAGCTCAAGGTGCCGGATCTCGACGCGCGCCTGGCGGCGGAAGCGGCGCGATTCGTCGGCGCGATCCGCAAGCTTGGTCTGCATAAGCCGCCGTCGATCGCGGAGACACTCGACTGGGCGCGAGCGCTCGCCAAACTCGGCGTCAACGAGCTCGATGCGGAAGCTATTCGCAGCGCGCTGAGCGTCCTGCTCAAGCATGAAGACGATCGCGCCAAGGTCGAATCGAAAGCGTCGTCGCTCGCCACGCGATCGCGATGA
- a CDS encoding GNAT family N-acetyltransferase: MNVRIRNATDKDIPFIGWAQFAAARGHVKRGVWDVMCARDDRDCLAWLTRMAATEEPLSWTRWSNFIIAEVDGHAAAALEGYDPKVATMKYLITAIDQASREMGWGGEIDAINARFMPLESCMHDYEEGAWIVENVACDPKFRRKGLVNMLLEEIFKRGREQKLRVAQLSVFIGNTPAITAYQKQGFRIADEKRSPEFEKAIGCPGQYKMLREL, from the coding sequence ATGAACGTCCGGATCCGAAACGCCACAGACAAGGACATCCCCTTCATCGGATGGGCGCAATTTGCCGCGGCGCGCGGCCACGTAAAGCGAGGCGTGTGGGATGTTATGTGCGCGCGCGACGATCGCGACTGCCTCGCATGGTTGACGCGGATGGCCGCGACTGAAGAGCCGCTCTCGTGGACGCGATGGTCTAACTTCATCATCGCCGAAGTCGATGGACACGCGGCTGCGGCGCTTGAGGGCTACGATCCAAAAGTCGCCACCATGAAGTACCTTATCACCGCGATCGATCAGGCTTCGCGCGAAATGGGTTGGGGCGGCGAGATCGACGCGATCAACGCCCGCTTCATGCCGCTCGAGTCGTGCATGCATGATTACGAAGAGGGCGCGTGGATCGTCGAGAACGTCGCCTGCGATCCGAAGTTCCGCCGCAAGGGCCTGGTGAACATGCTGCTCGAAGAGATCTTCAAGCGTGGCCGCGAGCAGAAATTGCGCGTCGCTCAGCTCTCGGTGTTTATCGGCAATACGCCGGCGATCACCGCCTATCAGAAGCAGGGCTTTCGCATCGCGGATGAAAAGCGCAGCCCCGAATTCGAAAAAGCAATCGGCTGCCCCGGCCAATACAAGATGCTCCGCGAGCTCTGA